One stretch of Pedobacter riviphilus DNA includes these proteins:
- a CDS encoding SDR family NAD(P)-dependent oxidoreductase translates to MEYQQKNKGKNTQTVNKVWFITGASRGFGRVWATAALERGDKVAATARNLSDIADLQEKYKENVLTLELDVTNYDQVEKTVQQAHEHFGRLDVVLNNAGYSLVGTIEEATINQVKAMYNTNIFGAVAVIQAALPILRKQGYGHILGTSSNLGHVVLPVIGYYSSSKWAFEAIHESLAAEVKSFGIKVTIIEPGAYATEFGSQASLKFADGLDVYADFKAKFFEGLQQLERGNPEATPEAVFKIVDAEHPPLRFFLGSHNLPWIRTAYAERMATWEEWETVSNAAQG, encoded by the coding sequence ATGGAATATCAACAGAAAAATAAGGGTAAAAATACCCAAACAGTTAATAAGGTCTGGTTTATTACAGGTGCATCTCGCGGATTTGGGCGTGTATGGGCAACAGCAGCCTTAGAACGTGGCGATAAGGTGGCAGCAACGGCAAGAAACCTATCGGACATTGCCGATCTTCAGGAAAAGTACAAAGAAAATGTATTGACCCTGGAACTTGATGTAACCAATTACGATCAGGTAGAAAAAACCGTTCAACAGGCGCACGAACATTTCGGGCGATTGGACGTTGTTTTAAATAATGCGGGTTATTCGCTTGTAGGTACTATTGAAGAAGCTACCATTAACCAGGTTAAAGCCATGTACAATACCAACATTTTTGGAGCAGTAGCTGTTATACAAGCTGCACTGCCGATATTACGCAAGCAGGGGTATGGCCACATTTTAGGTACATCCAGCAACCTTGGTCACGTAGTTTTACCGGTTATTGGGTATTATAGTTCATCAAAATGGGCATTTGAGGCTATTCACGAAAGCCTGGCTGCAGAGGTAAAATCGTTTGGGATCAAAGTAACCATTATCGAACCAGGCGCTTATGCCACCGAATTCGGAAGTCAGGCTTCTTTAAAGTTTGCAGACGGATTAGATGTATATGCCGACTTTAAAGCAAAGTTTTTTGAAGGTTTACAGCAATTGGAGAGAGGCAATCCGGAGGCAACACCGGAGGCCGTTTTCAAAATTGTTGATGCAGAGCACCCGCCTTTACGCTTTTTCCTGGGTAGCCATAACCTGCCATGGATACGTACAGCATACGCAGAGCGAATGGCAACCTGGGAGGAATGGGAAACCGTATCGAATGCAGCGCAGGGTTAA
- a CDS encoding efflux RND transporter permease subunit, with product MNKFIKGVIGFALKNKYFIFFATFILILSGYLSFKHTAIDAFPDVTNTNITIITQWPGRSAEEVEKFVSRSLEIAMNPTEKRTSIRSSSLFGLSIVKVNFEDDVNYAEARVQVNNHLDEANLPEGIKPEVQPPYGPTGEIFRYTLTSDTKSVRELKTLQDWVIQRELLSVSGIADVVSFGGEVKTYQITVDPQKAIQYGVSATELFEAVSKSNINVGGDVIVQSGQAYVVRGIGVLNNIDEIRNVVVDNVNGTPIYVKTIAEVAESALPRLGQVGRDQDPDVIEGIIVMRKGGNPSEVITRLKEKINTINNSILPKDVKIKPFYDREDLVNYSVHTVMGNMLEGILFVTLIVFLFMADWRTTLIVSVVIPLALLFAFICLKLKGMSANLLSMGAIDFGIIIDGAVVMVEGIFVTLDLRAKKLGMDRFNKMSKLGFIKKACVENGKGILFAKLIIITGLLPIFTFEKVEGKMFSPLAWTLSFALLGALILTFTLVPAMASVLLKKDVKEKHNIFLEWITKMTLKFYDLCFKKKKLVFSISIIILLLGVFSFKFLGTEFLPSLDEGSIYVRATGPLSISLNETKKLSNEMRKIFLSFEEVKQVMSQTGRPNDGTDATGFYNMEFHVDIYPRKEWKRKQTKEQLIQRMQEKLKSFPGINLNFSQPISDNVEEAVSGVKGSIVVKLFGENFDYIEKEEEKIESILKTVDGIEDLGILRNLGQPELQINLDQKKMALYGVSTADANAVIEMAIGGKAATQIYEGERKFDLIIRYPEDFRNDEHSIGKLRVPTISGTNVQLGEISSIRKITGPSMIYRDRHKRYGAIKFSVRGRDMGSVIAEAQEKVNAKINLQPGYTLEWAGDFENQQRAITRLMQAVPVSLLLIFFILFVLFGNIKDALLVLNNVPFAMIGGILALLVAGVNFNISAGIGFIALFGICVQNGVLLITRFKTNIAELKHHPSWTFTDAMRAAVTSRFRPVLMTALMAAIGLMPAALSTGIGSEASKPLAIVVIGGLITDTLFNLFVYPIVFYWSNRKKVQKMIPERGTTLVH from the coding sequence ATGAATAAATTCATTAAAGGCGTCATCGGCTTTGCGCTAAAGAATAAGTATTTTATCTTTTTTGCTACTTTTATTTTAATCCTGTCAGGTTATTTAAGCTTTAAACACACTGCCATTGATGCATTTCCTGATGTAACCAATACCAACATCACCATTATTACCCAATGGCCGGGCCGGAGCGCCGAAGAGGTAGAAAAGTTTGTGAGCAGATCGCTCGAAATTGCCATGAACCCAACCGAAAAACGCACCAGTATCCGCTCTTCGTCGTTATTTGGACTTTCTATCGTAAAAGTAAATTTCGAGGATGATGTAAATTATGCTGAAGCCCGGGTACAGGTAAATAATCACCTTGATGAGGCTAATTTGCCCGAAGGGATCAAGCCAGAGGTACAACCACCTTATGGCCCTACAGGTGAGATATTCCGTTACACACTTACAAGTGATACAAAATCTGTCCGCGAATTAAAAACGCTTCAGGATTGGGTAATACAAAGGGAGCTTTTATCTGTTTCTGGCATTGCCGATGTAGTAAGTTTTGGTGGTGAGGTAAAAACCTATCAAATTACCGTCGATCCACAAAAGGCTATCCAGTATGGCGTAAGTGCAACCGAGCTTTTCGAGGCGGTATCTAAAAGCAATATCAATGTGGGTGGCGATGTGATTGTGCAAAGCGGCCAGGCTTATGTAGTACGTGGTATCGGTGTGCTCAACAATATTGATGAAATCAGGAATGTGGTGGTAGATAATGTTAATGGCACTCCCATATATGTTAAAACCATTGCTGAAGTAGCAGAGTCGGCTTTACCAAGGCTGGGGCAAGTTGGTCGTGATCAGGATCCTGATGTAATAGAAGGCATTATCGTGATGAGAAAGGGTGGCAATCCGAGTGAGGTAATTACCAGATTGAAAGAAAAGATAAATACGATCAATAACAGCATATTACCAAAAGATGTAAAAATAAAGCCTTTCTACGATCGCGAAGACCTGGTAAACTATTCTGTACATACCGTAATGGGCAATATGCTTGAAGGGATATTGTTTGTAACCTTAATCGTGTTCCTATTTATGGCCGATTGGCGTACCACCTTAATTGTTTCGGTTGTTATTCCATTGGCCCTGCTCTTTGCATTTATCTGCCTTAAACTAAAAGGCATGTCAGCCAATCTGCTATCTATGGGGGCTATCGATTTCGGAATCATTATAGATGGTGCTGTAGTAATGGTTGAAGGGATTTTTGTAACCTTAGATTTAAGGGCAAAAAAACTGGGAATGGATAGGTTTAACAAAATGAGTAAACTTGGCTTCATTAAAAAGGCTTGCGTAGAAAACGGAAAGGGAATTTTATTTGCAAAGCTCATTATCATTACAGGTTTGCTGCCTATTTTCACTTTCGAAAAGGTAGAAGGTAAAATGTTCTCTCCCCTGGCATGGACATTAAGTTTTGCCTTATTAGGCGCCTTAATCTTAACCTTTACACTTGTACCTGCTATGGCCAGCGTACTCTTAAAAAAAGATGTAAAAGAGAAACATAATATCTTTTTGGAATGGATTACCAAAATGACCCTTAAATTTTACGACCTCTGCTTTAAAAAAAAGAAGCTCGTTTTTAGTATCTCTATTATTATATTGCTTTTAGGTGTTTTTAGCTTCAAGTTTTTGGGAACAGAATTTCTGCCCAGTTTAGATGAAGGCTCGATTTATGTCCGCGCTACTGGCCCATTGAGTATTTCTTTAAATGAAACTAAAAAGCTTTCGAATGAGATGAGAAAAATATTTTTAAGCTTTGAAGAAGTTAAACAGGTAATGTCGCAAACTGGCAGACCCAATGATGGAACAGATGCTACAGGCTTTTACAACATGGAGTTTCACGTTGATATTTACCCCCGTAAAGAATGGAAACGCAAGCAAACCAAAGAACAACTGATCCAGCGGATGCAGGAAAAACTAAAAAGCTTCCCTGGCATCAATCTTAATTTTTCGCAGCCCATTTCCGATAATGTAGAAGAAGCCGTATCGGGTGTAAAAGGCTCAATTGTAGTGAAGCTATTTGGCGAAAACTTCGATTACATTGAAAAAGAAGAGGAAAAGATAGAAAGCATCTTAAAAACGGTTGATGGTATTGAAGATTTGGGAATTCTAAGAAATCTTGGTCAGCCAGAATTACAGATTAACCTCGATCAGAAAAAAATGGCTTTATATGGGGTAAGCACAGCAGATGCTAATGCCGTAATCGAAATGGCCATTGGCGGAAAAGCTGCTACACAGATTTATGAAGGCGAACGAAAATTTGACCTGATTATCCGTTATCCCGAAGATTTTAGAAACGATGAGCATTCGATCGGTAAATTACGGGTTCCGACCATATCTGGCACTAATGTTCAATTGGGCGAAATTTCGAGCATCCGCAAAATTACAGGGCCTAGTATGATTTACCGCGATAGGCACAAACGTTACGGGGCCATTAAATTTTCGGTCAGGGGCCGCGATATGGGAAGCGTAATTGCCGAGGCACAGGAAAAAGTAAATGCAAAGATCAATCTGCAACCGGGATATACACTGGAATGGGCCGGAGATTTTGAAAATCAACAAAGGGCAATTACCAGGCTTATGCAGGCAGTTCCGGTGAGTTTATTACTCATATTTTTCATCTTATTTGTACTTTTCGGAAACATCAAAGATGCTTTATTGGTACTAAACAACGTTCCTTTTGCCATGATTGGTGGCATATTGGCGCTTTTGGTTGCAGGTGTAAACTTTAACATTTCAGCAGGAATTGGTTTTATCGCACTTTTTGGGATCTGTGTACAAAACGGGGTGCTGCTCATTACCCGTTTTAAAACCAACATCGCCGAACTGAAACACCACCCCAGCTGGACCTTTACCGATGCCATGCGTGCCGCGGTGACCAGTAGGTTTAGACCCGTATTAATGACAGCCCTAATGGCTGCCATTGGCTTAATGCCTGCTGCATTATCAACCGGAATAGGTTCGGAAGCATCAAAGCCATTGGCTATAGTGGTAATAGGCGGATTGATTACCGATACACTTTTTAACCTTTTCGTTTATCCGATTGTGTTTTATTGGTCGAACCGTAAAAAAGTGCAGAAAATGATACCAGAGAGAGGTACTACTTTAGTCCATTAA
- a CDS encoding efflux RND transporter periplasmic adaptor subunit: MQNLYKNTLIIVSTSLFFACTEHKTVAPHDKFAITDSLISRLLIDTVQQANSKTELMFSAKIAANEERRSELFPMVSGTVNSIKVRLGDQVSSGQTLATLNSSEMAGFDKEVIAANAELKNAERSVKQAEQLFQSGLSSAKELEEAKNDYQIKKAEAKRASSVLKLNGGSSAGLYAIKSPINGFVIEKNVTQNMHLRGDNDKSLFTIADLANVWAMINIYESDISRVNAGDEVSLSTLSYPDKIFSGKIEKLYNQVDQDSKVINARVVIQNPGFLLKPGMLGTVKVSANSAVNLPTLNSRAIIFDENKNYVLVLGQDHKIRIQEIEIGRKTADKAYISKGVNAGDHVIASKQVFLFESLKTQ; this comes from the coding sequence ATGCAAAATCTCTATAAAAACACTTTAATTATTGTGTCAACCAGTTTGTTCTTTGCTTGTACCGAACACAAAACAGTTGCACCTCATGATAAATTTGCCATCACCGATTCACTGATCAGCCGCTTGCTGATCGATACGGTACAGCAGGCTAACAGCAAGACCGAACTCATGTTTTCGGCCAAAATTGCCGCAAATGAAGAGCGCCGTTCTGAACTTTTCCCAATGGTAAGCGGAACGGTAAACAGCATTAAGGTCCGATTGGGTGACCAGGTTTCGAGCGGACAGACATTGGCAACCCTTAACAGTTCTGAAATGGCTGGTTTTGATAAGGAAGTTATTGCAGCCAATGCAGAGCTTAAAAATGCAGAGCGATCTGTAAAACAGGCTGAGCAACTTTTTCAGAGCGGTTTATCATCTGCAAAAGAATTGGAAGAAGCCAAAAACGATTACCAGATCAAAAAAGCAGAAGCAAAAAGGGCCAGCTCTGTATTAAAACTTAATGGAGGCAGCAGTGCAGGATTATATGCTATTAAATCTCCTATCAATGGTTTTGTGATCGAAAAAAATGTTACCCAGAACATGCATTTGCGTGGCGATAACGACAAAAGCCTTTTCACCATTGCCGATCTCGCTAATGTTTGGGCAATGATTAATATTTACGAATCAGATATTTCACGTGTAAATGCCGGCGATGAAGTCAGTCTATCAACCCTCTCCTATCCCGATAAAATTTTTAGCGGTAAAATAGAGAAACTTTACAATCAGGTAGATCAAGACAGTAAGGTAATAAATGCACGTGTGGTTATCCAAAATCCAGGTTTTTTATTAAAACCAGGTATGCTTGGAACGGTAAAGGTTTCGGCAAATTCGGCCGTAAATCTCCCCACTTTAAACTCAAGGGCCATAATTTTCGATGAAAACAAAAATTACGTACTCGTTCTTGGTCAAGATCATAAAATAAGAATTCAGGAAATCGAAATTGGCCGTAAAACTGCCGATAAAGCCTACATCAGCAAAGGCGTAAATGCCGGCGATCACGTTATCGCATCTAAACAGGTTTTCTTATTCGAAAGCCTAAAAACGCAATAA
- a CDS encoding TolC family protein encodes MKKIYTLIIFTLTLTTRAALAQTDTLSLNLSQAESLFLKNNFDLLASNYEIDRAKAEIITAKLFENPTLEYENLFYNHETKKFLQTSYAHGQYAGSISQLFKLAGKRNKNIKLAQTGVKLAEYEYFDLLRTLKFELANTFYKTYFAAQSVKVYQEQIYSTDQLLKAYDLQLKMGNVATKDVIRIKSLLISLKAEQAGLLNELEDNYKDLKLLCGINAGTSISLELDQATPLSPDKIPYSTLLDSARANRADLKLAKTDLLYNESNLKLQKAMAIPDIEIGLSYDLKGNYPEKYTGLGLKIPIPLFSRNQGEIKKAHIGIAAADLNIKKQEALLENEVFNSYKTALRNEKLYAEIDPVFSTDFNTLISSLIKNFKARNISLIEFLDLYDAYKENTLQLNKLQFERMSTRAELNYVTGSNIFK; translated from the coding sequence ATGAAAAAAATATATACGCTGATCATTTTCACTTTAACCTTAACAACCAGAGCAGCTTTAGCACAAACCGATACCCTAAGTTTAAACTTGAGTCAGGCAGAAAGCCTCTTCTTAAAAAATAATTTCGACCTCCTGGCAAGTAATTATGAGATCGATCGGGCAAAGGCCGAAATTATTACCGCCAAATTGTTTGAGAACCCTACCCTTGAGTACGAAAACCTTTTTTACAACCACGAAACAAAAAAGTTCCTGCAAACCTCTTATGCCCATGGCCAATATGCCGGATCAATTTCGCAGCTGTTTAAACTGGCAGGCAAGCGTAATAAAAACATCAAACTGGCACAAACCGGGGTTAAACTAGCAGAATATGAATATTTTGATCTGCTAAGGACACTGAAATTCGAGCTAGCTAATACCTTTTACAAAACTTATTTCGCTGCGCAATCGGTTAAAGTTTACCAGGAACAGATCTATTCTACCGATCAGTTATTAAAAGCTTACGATCTCCAGTTAAAAATGGGCAATGTTGCCACAAAGGATGTGATCAGGATCAAATCATTATTGATCAGCCTCAAAGCCGAGCAAGCAGGACTATTGAATGAGCTGGAAGACAACTATAAAGACTTAAAATTGCTCTGTGGTATTAATGCAGGAACTTCCATATCATTGGAATTGGATCAGGCAACTCCATTATCGCCTGATAAAATTCCTTACAGCACGCTGCTTGATTCGGCCAGAGCCAACCGTGCTGACCTTAAGCTGGCCAAAACCGACCTGCTGTATAACGAAAGTAATTTAAAGCTGCAAAAAGCAATGGCCATCCCCGATATAGAAATTGGCCTGAGTTATGATCTCAAGGGCAATTATCCTGAAAAATATACCGGTTTAGGTCTAAAGATTCCCATTCCCCTCTTCTCCAGAAACCAGGGTGAAATAAAAAAAGCTCATATCGGTATTGCAGCAGCTGATCTAAACATCAAAAAACAGGAAGCCTTGCTCGAGAATGAAGTATTTAACAGCTACAAAACTGCTTTACGCAACGAAAAATTATACGCAGAGATTGATCCGGTTTTTAGTACCGATTTTAACACACTCATTTCAAGTCTAATCAAAAATTTCAAGGCAAGAAACATCAGCCTGATCGAATTTTTAGACCTCTACGATGCCTACAAAGAAAACACGCTGCAACTGAACAAACTCCAGTTCGAAAGAATGAGTACCCGTGCTGAACTCAATTATGTAACCGGTTCTAATATTTTTAAATAA
- a CDS encoding HAMP domain-containing sensor histidine kinase codes for MEIKDRIALYFTLISTSMLFAVLCTVYFTFMKFLEADFFERLTDRTMVTAKLYLEADEISRDALNTVRHKYLQKLNSEVIRIYDKKDRATFIGDTAQYWTSATIDAVRKKGRLKYTDGQRQVVGIYYKDNQGDFVILASADDQGSHNRLDKLLKIMIFVFILISLIVLLLSRWIAKKMLKPLKKFMLEVKQASAQNMEFRVEENNNKDEINLIAQSFNHLMEELEQAFILQKTFVANASHELRTPVTRIMMTAELALSKERDQTAYQKVIASMLEDAEKMEHIITGLVALAKMDLDLINSQLVPIKLDDLLSKIQTEWKSQKNLNLKITYQNPIDPKPEILANAILLQIALDNIISNAFKFSDNQQVSVVIEATENDLLIHITDNGMGIATEEQENIFKPFYTRAKTHGHKGEGMGLYMAQKIIGLLKGEITTTNPKQGGCTFTVKLSKL; via the coding sequence ATGGAAATAAAGGATCGTATAGCACTGTATTTTACGCTGATCAGCACTTCGATGCTCTTCGCTGTGCTCTGTACGGTGTATTTTACCTTTATGAAATTTTTGGAGGCCGATTTCTTCGAACGCCTAACCGACCGTACTATGGTTACCGCAAAACTGTACCTCGAAGCTGATGAAATTAGTCGGGATGCGTTAAACACTGTACGCCATAAATACCTTCAAAAGTTAAATAGCGAAGTAATTCGTATTTACGACAAAAAGGACAGGGCAACTTTCATCGGCGATACTGCGCAATACTGGACCTCAGCTACCATTGATGCAGTGCGCAAAAAAGGGCGATTAAAATATACCGACGGTCAGCGGCAGGTTGTGGGTATTTATTATAAAGATAACCAGGGCGATTTTGTAATCCTGGCTTCAGCCGACGACCAGGGCTCTCACAATAGGCTGGATAAACTACTGAAGATCATGATTTTTGTGTTTATCCTTATTTCGCTTATCGTATTGTTACTAAGCAGGTGGATTGCGAAGAAAATGCTAAAACCGCTGAAAAAGTTTATGCTCGAAGTGAAACAGGCCAGCGCTCAAAACATGGAATTTAGGGTGGAGGAAAATAATAACAAAGATGAAATCAACCTTATTGCCCAAAGTTTTAACCATTTAATGGAAGAGCTCGAACAGGCTTTTATTCTGCAAAAAACCTTTGTAGCCAATGCATCGCACGAACTTCGTACTCCTGTAACACGGATCATGATGACCGCCGAACTTGCCCTGTCAAAAGAAAGGGATCAGACTGCTTATCAAAAGGTGATTGCTTCGATGCTCGAGGATGCAGAAAAAATGGAACACATTATTACCGGATTAGTGGCCCTGGCAAAAATGGATCTCGACCTGATCAATTCGCAACTTGTTCCGATTAAACTTGATGATCTGCTTTCCAAAATTCAAACCGAATGGAAATCGCAGAAAAACCTCAATCTTAAAATTACTTATCAAAATCCTATTGATCCAAAACCTGAAATATTGGCCAATGCCATTTTATTACAGATTGCTTTGGATAATATCATTTCGAACGCTTTTAAATTTTCAGATAACCAACAGGTAAGCGTTGTTATTGAAGCAACTGAAAATGATTTACTCATTCACATTACCGACAATGGAATGGGTATCGCCACTGAGGAACAGGAAAATATTTTCAAACCCTTTTATACCCGGGCAAAAACGCATGGACATAAAGGTGAAGGAATGGGGCTTTATATGGCACAAAAAATTATCGGTTTGCTTAAAGGAGAAATAACCACAACCAACCCTAAACAAGGCGGTTGCACTTTTACGGTGAAGTTATCAAAGCTTTAG
- a CDS encoding response regulator transcription factor: protein MPKIGIAEDDPKISELLKSALEENDYQVLTVANGTDALELFLGQNFNLFIIDVMMPGLNGIQLCKHIRKNTVQTPILMLTAIGTIDDKVTGLEAGADDYLVKPFHLKELLARVAALLRRQPTVTTQTDSKLYFEDLVLDTYSKEVSRGGKTIELSAKEFILLELFMHNPNRLLSRQFIAEQAWDISFETGTNVIDVYINFLRKKIEKGFERKLIHTKINMGYILK from the coding sequence ATGCCAAAGATTGGAATAGCTGAAGACGACCCTAAAATTTCCGAACTTTTAAAGTCGGCACTCGAAGAAAACGATTATCAGGTACTTACCGTTGCCAACGGAACTGATGCGCTGGAGCTTTTCTTGGGACAAAACTTTAATCTTTTCATTATTGATGTGATGATGCCCGGCCTTAATGGCATACAGCTTTGTAAGCACATCAGAAAAAATACTGTACAAACGCCAATATTGATGCTTACCGCCATAGGCACCATAGATGACAAAGTTACGGGCCTAGAGGCTGGGGCAGATGATTATCTGGTAAAACCTTTCCACCTGAAAGAACTCTTGGCAAGAGTTGCAGCACTTTTACGCAGGCAACCTACTGTTACTACCCAAACCGATAGCAAATTATATTTCGAAGATCTTGTGCTTGATACTTACAGTAAAGAAGTAAGCCGTGGAGGAAAAACCATCGAATTAAGCGCAAAAGAATTTATCCTGCTCGAACTGTTTATGCATAACCCCAATCGGTTACTCTCTCGGCAATTCATAGCAGAGCAAGCCTGGGATATCAGCTTCGAAACCGGAACCAATGTAATTGATGTGTATATTAATTTCCTGCGGAAAAAGATTGAAAAGGGTTTTGAACGGAAACTCATTCACACCAAAATCAATATGGGATATATCCTGAAGTAA
- a CDS encoding L-fucose dehydrogenase, which translates to MNLNLDGKIILVSGGAKGIGAAIVKALAIENAFPIIIGRNESDNLKMLQEITDLGLKADYFTAELTVPDHCKAIIDAILTKYGRIDGLVNNAGVNDGVGLESGTYEGFMESLHKNVVHYYLLAKHALPSLKQSKGSILNIGSKTAETGQGGTSGYAASNGARNALTREWAVELLPYSIRVNAIIVAEAWTPLYEKWINSFEDRDAKLKNITDKIPFENRMTSVDEIANTAVFLLSDKSSHTTGQLIHVDGGYVHLDRALL; encoded by the coding sequence ATGAATTTAAATTTAGACGGCAAAATAATCTTGGTGAGTGGTGGCGCAAAAGGCATTGGCGCGGCAATTGTTAAAGCCCTGGCCATTGAAAATGCTTTCCCTATCATTATTGGCCGTAATGAAAGCGATAACCTGAAAATGCTTCAGGAAATAACAGATTTAGGCTTAAAAGCTGATTATTTTACAGCAGAGCTTACTGTTCCTGATCACTGTAAAGCCATTATTGATGCCATACTGACCAAGTACGGCAGAATTGATGGTTTAGTGAATAATGCCGGGGTTAACGATGGTGTAGGCCTCGAGAGTGGCACTTACGAAGGTTTTATGGAATCGCTACATAAAAATGTAGTGCATTATTATCTTTTAGCCAAACATGCCCTGCCTTCGCTTAAACAAAGTAAGGGTTCTATTTTAAATATCGGTAGCAAGACTGCAGAAACCGGGCAAGGCGGAACATCTGGCTACGCGGCATCGAACGGCGCCAGAAATGCCTTAACCCGAGAATGGGCTGTAGAGTTACTACCTTATAGCATCCGCGTAAATGCCATTATTGTGGCCGAAGCCTGGACACCGCTCTACGAAAAATGGATTAACTCTTTTGAAGACCGTGATGCAAAACTCAAAAACATTACCGATAAAATCCCTTTTGAAAACAGAATGACCAGTGTGGATGAAATTGCCAATACGGCCGTATTCTTATTATCAGATAAATCTAGTCATACTACTGGCCAACTGATTCATGTAGATGGCGGTTATGTACACTTGGATAGGGCTTTGTTGTAA
- a CDS encoding UxaA family hydrolase codes for MKKLVIKINNADNVLVALQDLPAGTPILHEGNTYVTVDEIPAKHKFFMRDMKAGDEVVMYGVLVGKVQFDVKAGMRMNVDNTKHAAEPFAYRNVNYKWEAPDVSKYANRSFNGYHRKNGAVGTANYWLFIPTVFCENRNLDIIKESLYSELGYAVDAKYKSYTHKLVQAFEKGEDINNISFEPKVDKASRTFKNVDGIKFLTHNGGCGGTRQDADTLSKLLAAYAHHPNVAGITVLSLGCQHLQVADFKRDLFALDPDFDKPLLIFEQQKAQSEEQLIQNSIRSTFEGLMFINKQERKAAPLSQMCVGVKCGGSDGFSGISANPAVGYCADLLVALGAKVLLAEFPELCGVEQEMIDRSVDQSTAEKFIRLMTEYDDLAHKVGSGFYMNPSPGNIKDGLITDAIKSAGAARKAGSSPVVDVLDYTEPATKPGLSLVCTPGNDVEATTGKAAAGATLILFTTGLGTPTGNPVCPTIKVATNSILAQRMSDIIDIDTGAVINGEKTINEMGEDILEYCIKVASGEEIPKAVQLNQDDFIPWKRGVSL; via the coding sequence ATGAAAAAATTAGTCATCAAGATTAACAATGCTGATAACGTTTTAGTTGCGTTACAAGATTTGCCAGCAGGCACTCCAATACTGCACGAGGGAAATACTTACGTTACTGTTGATGAAATCCCAGCTAAGCATAAATTTTTTATGCGGGACATGAAAGCAGGCGATGAAGTAGTGATGTATGGCGTTTTGGTGGGAAAGGTGCAGTTTGATGTAAAAGCAGGCATGCGGATGAACGTAGATAATACCAAACATGCCGCAGAGCCATTTGCTTATCGCAATGTTAATTACAAATGGGAAGCACCAGATGTAAGTAAATATGCCAACCGCAGTTTTAATGGCTATCACCGTAAAAATGGAGCAGTAGGTACCGCAAACTATTGGTTGTTTATCCCGACTGTATTTTGCGAAAACAGAAATCTGGATATCATTAAAGAATCGCTTTATAGTGAGTTGGGTTATGCGGTAGATGCTAAATATAAATCTTACACCCACAAACTGGTTCAGGCCTTTGAAAAGGGTGAAGACATTAATAATATTAGCTTTGAACCTAAAGTAGATAAAGCCAGCCGTACCTTTAAAAATGTGGATGGGATTAAATTCCTTACGCATAATGGCGGTTGTGGCGGAACTCGCCAGGATGCAGATACGCTGAGCAAATTATTGGCAGCCTATGCCCACCACCCCAATGTGGCCGGTATAACGGTATTAAGTTTGGGCTGTCAGCATTTGCAGGTAGCAGATTTTAAACGTGATCTATTTGCACTTGATCCTGATTTTGATAAACCACTTTTAATTTTCGAGCAGCAAAAAGCCCAAAGCGAAGAGCAATTGATCCAAAATTCAATCCGCAGTACTTTTGAAGGATTGATGTTCATTAATAAACAAGAGCGTAAAGCAGCACCGCTAAGCCAAATGTGTGTGGGTGTAAAATGTGGCGGAAGCGATGGTTTTAGTGGCATTTCAGCAAATCCTGCGGTTGGTTATTGTGCTGATTTATTGGTAGCATTAGGTGCCAAGGTTTTGTTGGCAGAGTTCCCCGAACTTTGTGGTGTAGAGCAAGAAATGATTGATAGATCTGTTGATCAATCAACTGCCGAAAAGTTTATCCGCTTAATGACTGAATATGATGATCTGGCGCACAAAGTTGGCTCTGGCTTTTATATGAATCCTTCTCCGGGCAACATTAAGGATGGTTTAATTACCGATGCTATAAAATCTGCCGGTGCTGCACGTAAAGCAGGCTCCTCTCCTGTTGTAGATGTTTTAGATTATACCGAACCTGCTACTAAACCAGGCTTAAGCTTGGTATGTACACCAGGGAACGATGTAGAAGCAACCACAGGCAAAGCTGCTGCCGGCGCAACCTTAATTTTATTTACTACCGGTTTAGGCACGCCAACCGGAAACCCGGTTTGCCCCACCATTAAAGTGGCCACCAATTCAATTCTGGCACAACGAATGAGTGATATTATCGATATCGATACAGGAGCGGTAATTAATGGCGAAAAAACAATTAACGAAATGGGTGAGGATATATTGGAATACTGTATTAAAGTAGCCAGCGGCGAAGAAATCCCCAAAGCTGTACAACTTAACCAGGATGACTTTATTCCATGGAAAAGAGGGGTTAGCCTGTAA